Proteins encoded together in one Telopea speciosissima isolate NSW1024214 ecotype Mountain lineage chromosome 4, Tspe_v1, whole genome shotgun sequence window:
- the LOC122659294 gene encoding uncharacterized protein LOC122659294, with translation MKGVNQAEVIQFLKSHIIHRFGLPETVTCDNESVFVGDNVVAFAAELGITFTHSTLYYAQGNGQAEASNKILKGCLVKVVDDNPRRWADMLSEVLWAFRTSQRTSMATTPFALTYRHDAVLLVEISVKSAKVAFQQGLTPMAYNEAMMAELNDLEEECLAALDRMRVQKKKVTVIYNMKISSKHFQEGDIVLKAVLPIGTKDPRLGKWSLTWEGPYMVCQTLCGRVYRLCDLEGCIHVRPINGKFLKAFHPTIWDLG, from the coding sequence ATGAAGGGAGTCAATCAAGCCGAGGTCATCCAGTTCCTCAAGAGTCACATCATTCATAGGTTTGGGCTTCCAGAGACTGTCACGTGCGACAATGAAAGCGTGTTCGTTGGGGACAACGTGGTGGCATTCGCAGCTGAGTTAGGAATAACATTCACCCATTCTACCCTGTACTACGCACAAGGCAACGGTCAGGCTGAGGCAagtaataaaatcctaaaagggTGTTTGGTAAAGGTAGTGGATGACAACCCAAGAAGGTGGGCAGACATGCTCTCGGAAGTCCTGTGGGCGTTCAGGACGTCCCAACGAACCAGTATGGCTACTACGCCCTTCGCCTTGACGTATAGACATGATGCGGTGTTATTAGTCGAGATTAGTGTGAAGTCAGCCAAGGTGGCGTTCCAGCAGGGACTCACACCAATGGCCTACAATGAGGCCATGATGGCAGAACTCAATGACTTGGAGGAGGAGTGCTTAGCCGCACTGGATAGGATGCGGGTTCAGAAGAAAAAGGTCACGGTAATCTACAACATGAAGATCAGCTCAAAACACTTCCAGGAAGGGGACATCGTCTTAAAGGCCGTACTCCCAATCGGGACGAAAGACCCCAGACTGGGCAAGTGGTCTCTAACGTGGGAAGGTCCTTACATGGTTTGCCAGACGCTCTGTGGCAGAGTTTACAGGTTGTGTGACCTGGAGGGATGTATTCATGTCAGGCCTATCAATGGTAAGTTCCTCAAGGCCTTCCATCCCACAATCTGGGACTTGGGGTGA
- the LOC122659295 gene encoding hepatitis A virus cellular receptor 1-like, which translates to MAAPQRTSLPSVVAPQHTSLPSVAAPQRTSLPSMTAPQCTSLPSVATPEHTTMPNITTPQRIGLHNVAAPQCTSLPSVAAPQRTSLPSMAAPQRTTMPNIAAPQRIGLHNMAAPERTSLPSVAAPQRTTMPNIVTPQRIGLHNVAAPQRTTMPNIAAPPAHRAAQRGCTTAHKSA; encoded by the coding sequence atggctgcaccacagcgcacaagtCTACCTAGCGTGGTTGCACCACAACACACAAGTCTGCCtagcgtggctgcaccacagcgcacaagtCTGCCTAGCATGACTGCACCACAGTGCACAAGTCTTCCTAGCGTGGCTACACCAGAGCACACAACGATGCCAAACATAACTACACCACAGCGCATAGGGCTGCACAATGTGGCTGCACCACAGTGCACAAGTCTACCtagcgtggctgcaccacaacgCACAAGTCTGCCTAGCATGGCTGCACCACAACGCACaacgatgcccaacatagctGCACCACAACGCATAGGGCTGCACAACATGGCTGCACCAGAACGCACAAGTCTGCCtagcgtggctgcaccacagcgcacaacgATGCCCAACATAGTTACACCACAGCGCATAGGGCTCCacaacgtggctgcaccacagcgcacaacgATGCCTAACATAGCTGCACCACCTGCGCATAGGGCTGCacaacgtggctgcaccacagcgcacaagtCTGCCTAg